The DNA sequence GTATTGTTCTTGATGTATTTAGGAAGCTGGGTTTTAAGCCAGATATTTAATCCAAAGTTAGCTAGCAAGAAAATTATTGCTAAAACTCCGAGACCAATTAATGACTTTTTAACCCATTTTTTCATATTTGTGATTTGGACTAATTATATCTAAATATAATATTAATTTTTTACACTTAGCTCTATTACATATCCCTCATGTCCTCTTACATTAATAAAATCTCCACCTTGAAAGCTGAGATACTGTCCTTTTATTCCGTTTAACCGGCCTGTAAATTCGGGTTTTTTATCTAATGTGAAGGAACTTACTTTTTCGGGTTTATCAAAGGGATAATCAAATTTCCAAAGTTCTTCCCCTTCACTATAGAATTTCTGGAAATCCTCCGGAAAGTATTGTTTTATTTTTTGCTGAAAATCTGCAAGGTCCATTTCACCTTCAAAATCATCCTGCAACATCTTTTTCCAATTGGTTTTATCAGGCAAGTGATCTTTCAACGCTACTTCAATCATTCCAGCTTCATAGCGATTCTCAGTTCTTGCAATAGGTAAGGCAAAAGTTGCTCCCTGATCAATCCACCTTGTTGGGATCTGGGTATTTCTTGTCACTCCTACTTTTACATCTCCTGTATAAGCAAGATACACTGTGTGAGGTTGGAGCTGAATTGATTTCTCTATCTCCAAATCCCTTTCGGCAACTCCGAGATGAGCCGTTGAAAGTTCTGGACGAATAATGGTATCACTCGCATAAGGGCTTTCAAAAAAACAATTTTTACAGAATCCCATTCTGTAGATGGGTTTATTTTCTCCGCAGTTTACACATTGAAATCCGGTATGTTTTAGAGTCAGCTCTTTTCCGAACAATTCATTCATATGAATTAAATCTCCTGAAAGATTAAGATAGTATTGAATAGGCTTGTCATCGTAGCTCGTCATTTTTAAAATTTGTCCTTGAAACTGCATATTAACTTTATATTACTTTTTTAAGTAAATTTAATGATTATATTTTCAAGAAGTAAATTTTATATTTTTGTGCTAATAAAAAAACACGAATGACATATCTTATAACTGGAGGGAGTGGATTTATAGGTTCTCATTTAATAGAACACCTATTGAAAAATGGACAATCTGTCATAAACGTAGACAACTTTGATGACTTTTATAATTATCAGATAAAAGTTAAAAATACATTAGAATCCTTAGATAAAGATCCAGGTTTTGAATTTTCAGATAAAGAAAGTGACATTGACAAATTAATCTCACTCACGAAATCACATCATTATACCTTGTATTACCAAGATATCAGGTACAAAAACAAACTTGAAGAGATATTCAGGACCCATAAAGTAGATATGGTGATCCACCTGGCCGCACTAGCTGGAGTACGCCCTTCCATAGAAAGACCATTGGAATATGAGGAAGTAAATGTGAGAGGAACAATGAATCTTTGGGAGCTTTGTAATGAATTCAATATCAAAAAATTCATTTGCGCCTCTTCTTCAAGTGTTTATGGAAATAATCCCAAAACCCCTTTTGCAGAAACCGACAATGTAGACAATCCTATTTCTCCTTATGCAGCGACAAAAAAATGCGGGGAAATTCTTGGTCATGTATACCACCATTTATATGGTATTGATATGTTACAACTGAGGTTTTTTACCGTTTATGGTCCAAGACAAAGACCTGATTTAGCCATCCATAAGTTTACTAAATTAATTTCTGAAGATAAAGAAATCCCTTATTACGGCGATGGAAATACAGCAAGAGACTACACTTATATCGATGACATTGTCGATGGAATTATGAAATCGATCACCTATTTAGAAAATAATTCCAACGTGTACGAGATTATCAATCTGGGAGAAAGTGAGGTGATCTGTTTATCGGACATGCTTTCTGCCATTGAGATGGCACTAGGGAAAACAGCTCATAAGAAAATACTGCCAATGCAGCCTGGAGACGTAGAAAAGACCAATGCAGACATCACAAAAGCCCGGACCTTAATTGGCTACAAACCAGCCACAGACTTCCAAAATGGCATAAAAAAATTTATGGAATGGTTTTTGAGAAAATGACAACAAATGATTGGTTGGCAGTAGTTTTTTCAGAGAAGTATTGCACGCTATGAACAAAAGTTAACAAAAAGAATTGAAAATCAAGTATAAAAAAGGTTATTATATAAGCTAATTTTATACTTTTGCAAAAAAAATAGAAAATTATGTACTGGACATTAGAACTAGCTTCGTATTTAAGTGACGCACCTTGGCCAATGACAAAAGCTGAGCTTATTGATTATGCAATCAGAACTGGTGCACCTATGGAGGTCGTAGAAAATCTTCAGGCAATCGAAGATGAAGGAGAGATCTATGATGCCATAGATGAGATCTGGAGCGACTATCCAACGGATGAAGACTATCTTTGGAACGAAGACGAATACTAAAATCACAAAAGCTTTAAGCTCTATGTTTAAAGCTTTTTTAGATATACCATAAACACCGGTAAGGTGTAATAATTAAATGCTCAAGGCTTAAGTTTTGAGCCTAAATCAAAATTTTTATGAGTTTTTTAAATAAAGTTCTTAAGGGGTTTTTGGGAGACAAGAAAGCGCAGGACCTAAAAGAAGTAAAAAAAGTTGTAACAAAAATCAAATCTGTTGAATCTGGTATTCAGCAATTATCTGATGATGGTTTAAGAGAAAAAACTGCTGAGTTTAAAGAAAAAATCAAATCAGCAACCAGCAACATTACCACACAGATAGAACAGATTAAAGAGCAGATAAAAAACTCAACAAATGTTGATGAAAAGGAAGCTCTTTTCACCAAAATTGAGTCTCTTAAAAAAGAATCATACGAAATTGAAGAAAAAGTTCTTGCTCAGGTTCTTCCTGAAGCTTTCGCATTAATAAAGGAAACAGCAAGAAGGTGGGCAGAGAACGGAGAGATCCGCGTAACTGCTACACCAATGGATAGAGAATTAGCCGCCGCTAAAGATTTTGTAGAAATACAGGGAGATACAGCAGTTTGGAAAAACTCTTGGGATGCAGCCGGAACTCCAGTTGTTTGGGATATGGTGCATTATGATGTTCAGTTTATTGGAGGGGTTATTCTTCACAGTGGTAAGATTGCCGAAATGGCAACCGGTGAAGGTAAAACTTTAGTAGGGACGTTACCTATTTATTTAAATGCACTTCCGGAAAGAGGAGTACACGTGGTTACTGTAAACGACTACCTTGCAAAAAGGGACTCCGCATGGATGGGACCATTGTATCAATTCCATGGAATGACTATCGACTGTATCGATAACCACCAACCTAACTCAGACGGAAGAAGAAAAGCATACAACTCAGATATTACCTATGGAACCAATAACGAATTTGGTTTTGATTACCTGAGAGATAACATGGTGACTTCACCTTCAGAACTTGTACAAAGAGAATTGAACTTTGCTATCGTGGATGAGGTTGACTCTGTGTTAGTAGATGACGCAAGAACACCTTTGATCATTTCAGGTCCGGTTCCTCAGGGAGACAGACAG is a window from the Chryseobacterium sp. T16E-39 genome containing:
- a CDS encoding GDP-mannose 4,6-dehydratase encodes the protein MTYLITGGSGFIGSHLIEHLLKNGQSVINVDNFDDFYNYQIKVKNTLESLDKDPGFEFSDKESDIDKLISLTKSHHYTLYYQDIRYKNKLEEIFRTHKVDMVIHLAALAGVRPSIERPLEYEEVNVRGTMNLWELCNEFNIKKFICASSSSVYGNNPKTPFAETDNVDNPISPYAATKKCGEILGHVYHHLYGIDMLQLRFFTVYGPRQRPDLAIHKFTKLISEDKEIPYYGDGNTARDYTYIDDIVDGIMKSITYLENNSNVYEIINLGESEVICLSDMLSAIEMALGKTAHKKILPMQPGDVEKTNADITKARTLIGYKPATDFQNGIKKFMEWFLRK
- a CDS encoding DUF2797 domain-containing protein, translated to MQFQGQILKMTSYDDKPIQYYLNLSGDLIHMNELFGKELTLKHTGFQCVNCGENKPIYRMGFCKNCFFESPYASDTIIRPELSTAHLGVAERDLEIEKSIQLQPHTVYLAYTGDVKVGVTRNTQIPTRWIDQGATFALPIARTENRYEAGMIEVALKDHLPDKTNWKKMLQDDFEGEMDLADFQQKIKQYFPEDFQKFYSEGEELWKFDYPFDKPEKVSSFTLDKKPEFTGRLNGIKGQYLSFQGGDFINVRGHEGYVIELSVKN
- a CDS encoding DUF2795 domain-containing protein; the protein is MYWTLELASYLSDAPWPMTKAELIDYAIRTGAPMEVVENLQAIEDEGEIYDAIDEIWSDYPTDEDYLWNEDEY